The DNA window ATCCAGCGAGAGGTTGAGGAAACCGCCATCGCCTAACTCCAGGCCCTTGTTGAAAGTCTGGCGAATGGTGCCACCGTCGCCCTTGTAGTACTCGCCGTATTGAGTGCTGACCGAGCCCCCATTGTCTTGCTGCTTGAGGATGATGTTGATCACCCCGGCGATGGCATCGGAGCCATATTGCGCCGAGGCGCCGTCGCGCAGCACCTCGATATGGTCGACGGCGCTGACCGGGATCATGTCCAAGTCGACCGGGTTGGTTCCGTAGGCCGCGGTGGTGTCGAGGTTGATCACCGCACTGTTGTGCCGGCGCTTGCCGTTGACCAGTACCAGCACGTTGGAACCGTTCAGGCCACGCAGGCTATAGGGCCGCGCGATGCTGTCGTTGGACGAGCCCGATGGGCGCTGGGAGAACGATGGCAAGGCTTTTTGCAGCGCGTTACGCAGGCTGCCAGAACTGTCTTTCTGTAACTGCGCGCCGTCGATCACGTCGATGGGCGCAGGGCTGGTGGTGACGGTACGCGCCTCGCTGCCGCGCGAGCCGGTGACGATCACGGTGTCCAGTTTGTCGTCGCTCTGCGCGGCGATGGCCGCCAGCGGTGCGAGCAGGTAACCGGCGAGCAGCGCCGGTGCGAATGTCAGTAAACGATTCATATGTCTGGTTCCCCTCATTGTGGATATGGCGTCAGGCATTGGCGCCCGGTTGTCATGCCTTCCCTGGCCGTGCTGGCTCTTCCTGAATGAAGGCAATCCCGGGTTTTCCCTGAGGGTCTTGCCTGTACCGTCATGCCTGCTAAGGCGAGGCAACGGGTACTCAAGGCACTGCATGCTGTTTTTCGGGCAACAGCCGGCCCTGGCGGTGAAGTTGCGGCCTTCACCGTTGTTCGTGTGTGTTTCGTCGGGGCTGTGCCTGGTTGTGGCGTGTGCCCAGGCCCTCAGCTCAGCAGTTCGGTGAAGCGCCTGTCCCACAGGGGGCGTACATCCACTTTCTGGCGGATCAGCCCGCTTTCGTGGAACAGGTCGGCCACCTGCTGTTGTGCCTCGATGTCCGAGTCTTCCACTAGCTTGAGCCGTGCCGGCTGGCTGCGCCGTTCGAACTGGCGCAGGTAGAGTTCCCGAGGGATGCCTGTCAGCCGTTCGCTGCGTTCGGCCCATTGCCGCGGATGGCTCTCGATCCACGCCCAGGTGGCCTTTTCCCGCAGCAGGAAATCGCCGATGGCGGCACGCCGGGTCGGGTCTGCCAGGGCGTCACGGGTGCTGGCGATGAGGAAACTGCCGGAGTAGTAGCCTTCCGCGCTTTTCAGCAGTACGCCATCAAGGTTGACCTCAGCGTGGATGGCGCTGATGCCCCCGGTCACCAGTGCGTCGATATGGCCGTTCTGGAACGCGGTCAGGGCATCCTGCGCGGGCAGTGGGATAGCCTGCACATCGCTCAGGGACAGGCCGTTCTGGCGCAGCATGTTGAGCACCAGGTAATGGGTGTTGGTGGCGCGTACATAGCTGATGCGCTTGCCCCTGAGGTCGCCGATATGCTCGATGCCGGCGTTCTTCTTGACGACGATGCCGCTCTGGTTGTTGTCGCCGCTGTAGCTGGCGATCAGCGCCAGCGGCGCCTTGGCGATGCTGGCGAAGATCGGCGGTATCTCGCTCATGAAGGCGTAGTCGAGGCTGCCGCTGGTCAGGGCTTCGAGCACCAGGTTGCCGCCGCCGATATCCACCCATTCCACGGGATAGGGCGTGGCCGCCTGTCCGGCGTCTTCGAGGAAGTGGGCCGCGCTGCCTTTATAGCGCCAGACCCGGAGCGGCTGCGGGCGGGCGGCGCTGGCCAGTCCCGGCAGCAGCGCCGCGCCAGCCAGCAGGGCGCCGTTGCGCAACAGGGTGCGGCGGTCGAATGAGGTCATGCTCGTCGCTCCCCGGTCAGTCCAGCAGGTCCGGCTGTTGCAGGCGGATACGGTCCCAGAGTGGGAGGAAATTCAGCCAGCCGAAGAACTCGCGGCGTTCCTTCGAGGCGCGGTCCGCCGGGTCGATCTCCGGCACCAGCGGTTGCCCGGCGGCATAGGCCAGCAGGTGTGCCTTGGCGCTGTCGTCGGCCTGGATGAAACGCCAGGCCGCGCTTTCCACGGTTTCCCCGGTGGTCCACAGGCCATGGTTCTGCCAGACCAGCAGGTTGTGTTGGGCGAAGCGCTCGACGAAGGCGCGGGTGACGATCTCGCGGTCCTGCTCCAGGGCACCGCTGGCATTGCGCAGGGCATTGCGCTCGAAGATCACCTGATCGTCGATGAACGCCGACGATTCCGCGATGATCGGCTCGAACAGGCGCCCGAAAGAGGACCAGACGCGGCCATGGAAACCATGCACGTGGGCAATGCCGACCACTTCGGGGCGGGCGCGCTGCAATTCGTAGTGCAGGTCGAGGGCGCTGGTGTTGAGCAGGCCGTCGCCTTCGACGACCTGGCCTTCGCCGTTTACCCGCAACAGGTCGGAAACGCGGATCTGCGAGAAGGGCACGCCCAGCGGGTTGATCCAGAAATGCTCGGTTTCGATCGGGTCGCGGGCGGTGAAATGCCCGGCGACGCCGACCTCGAAGCCCAGCTCGGCGAACAGCCGGTAGGCGGCGGCCAGGCGTTGCTTGCGGTGCAGGCGTTCCGCCTGGAGATCGGCGTGGGTCGGGACTTGTGTGCTCAGCAGGCGGTTATCGGCATGCGGCAGGGCAAGGATGCTGTGGGTTCGGCTGGTCATCGGTATCGCTCTCAGGCTCGGTAGCGGTCATGGGGGCGTCGACTGTTCGACGTCCCTCTTTGATCGAGCGCTGCGGGATGACCGGATTCCTCTCACCCCACGTCTTGCGCGTCGATAGCCTCCACCGGGTGAGGGGTCGGTACGGATGGAATCTACTGGAACTAAAACGCCTTGATAAATAATCTTTCGATCTAAAATTATTATTTTATTTAAATATGATCGTTGATTTTTATGCTTTTTGTGCATTTTATGCTGGTGCCTTGCCCGATGCCGTACGCAACATCGGTACGGCACGTAGGGTGCGCCGTGCGCACCTCATACGATCCGTATCAGTCGACCTGCAGAAAGTGCAACAGCGGCGCGAGCAGCCACTGAGGGCGGTCTTCATGGGGCGAGTGGTCGGTGAAGGGGATGTTCAACAGGGCGGCCCCAGGCACTCGTTCGACGAGTTCGAGTGCATTGCTGCGTGACACCAGCGGGTCTTCGTCACCGCGTACCGCCAGCAGGCAGGCCTCGATATCCCGTACGCTTTCCGCCGGGTAGCCGTCCGGGCCGGTGTCGAGCCAGAGGTCGCGAACCGCCGCCACCAATGCCTCGAAGTCCGGCGCAGGGTTCAGGGCCTGGTAGCTGTTGTAGCTGTGGGGGAACATCTCCCGCCAGTCGGCGGCGGTGATGCCCTGGTACAGCGCGCGGGTCGGGTCGTCCTTCGGCAAGGCCCAGTGCGCGCCGATGGTGACGAACCGGTCGAGGCCCGGAGCCCTGGCGGCTGCCAGGCGCAAGGCAGCGATGCCGCCGTCGCTATGGCCGATCAGGGTGAAGCGTGGTACGCCGAGCGAGTGGAGTACGGCCTGCACATCCCGCTGGATTCGCGCGTAGCTCAGGGGGGCGGTGCCCAGCGTGGATTTGCCGTGGCCACGGGTATCGATACCGATCAGGCGGTACTGTCCGGCCAGGTGCGGGGTGATGGCGTTGAAGGTCTCGATATCGCCGACGCCGCCATGCAGGAACACCAGCACAGGGCCGTCCGGGTTGCCCTGCTGTTCCATGTAGAGTTGGGCGCCATCGACCTCGATATGCCGCCCGTCCTGGTGATTGAAGACCGCCATGTGCCTGCCCCGCCTTGTGTGTTCGAGGCGCACAGTCTATCGCCATTGCCCCCGCCCGTAGGGTGCGCCGCGCGCACCAGTAGTGTGAGCTGACTTGAGGCTCGCTCCTCCTGCTGCGAGTCCGGCGTGACCATGGGAACAACACCACTCGTTGTTCCCGCACAGCCGTCTTCGGTGGTGACTGTAGGAAGAAACCCGCCGACCTTGGCTTTGCGCACCTGGGCTCCCGCCTGCGCGGGAGCGACGGAGTTGTGGCTTTTTCCTATAGTCACTTCGATATTTGCCGCGAGCCCGGCCAGCCCCTCGGAGCAACCTTCGCCGACAGGGATGTCGGCGTAGAGCTACAGGGATGTATTCATGCGTGTTGCGTAGAGGGGCTGGTCGGGTTCGCGACACAGGGTCAGGAGGTCGAACGGTTCTGAAAACACAAGCCCGTGAGATGGAATCGGCAGAACAGGATTCAAACCGCACAGATAGTCTTCATAAGACTTCCAGCCTCTCAGGCGCAAAATTCGTACCGGACAGCAGTGTGCGTAGTCGGGAACCCTGGCGTGCAGGCTTTCAGGTGCGCACGCCCTGGGTTTCCAGCACCACGGCGAGGGCATCCGGACGCCAGAACTCGCGGTCGAACTCCACCGGTTGGCCCTGTTCGCCGAAGCTCAGGCGTTCCAGATAGAAGCCGTTGCTACCGGGGCTGGCCTGGAGCTGGGTCGCCTGTTCTTCATCGAGGGTTTCCGGGTGCATCAGCAGTTCGCTGCGCGACTGCACATGGCCAAAGCGCTCGCGCAGCAGTTGGGTCAGGGAGGTGGAGAGGTCTTCGCTGAGCAGCGCGGGGCACCACTCGGCGACCAGTACGTTGTATTCCAGCAGCACCGGACGCTGGTCGACCCAGCGCCGCCGTTGCAGGTGGAAGACCTGTTGCTCCGGGTGGTCGAGGCCCATGCGCTTGGCCAGCCAGGCGCCGGCGGTGCCGCGCTGGGCGTGCAGGCACTCGGTGCGCGGGACGCGGCCCTGGGCCTTCACGTACTCCATGAAGCCGGTGACGTGGGTCGGGTCGTAGCGGATGCGCGGCGGGCTGACGTACCAGCCGCGACGGTTCTGGCGGTAGATCAGCCCGTCGGTTTCCAGCAGTTGCAGGGCCTGGCGCAAGGTTACCCGGGTGCAGGCGAAGCGTTCGGCCAGCTCGCGTTCGGCGGGCAACTGGCTGTCGGCGGGCAGGGGTTCCCGGGCAAGGTCCGCGACCATCTGGTCGCGGATTCTCAGGTAATGCGGTTGCGGTGCGCGCAGGCTCAACTGGGAGCGGGCCGGGGTGGCGGGCGGCAGGTCGCCTTTCATGGCGTGGCGCCCGTGGCGGGTTGTGCCTGCTGGCGCAGGTCGTTGCGCCAGGCCAGCAGCCCGTAGCCCGCCAGGATGATAAAGCCGGCATAGAGCGCGGCCGTCAGGTGCAGGCCCTTGTAGGCGAACAGGCCGACATAGAGGATGTCGAGGACGATCCACAGCACCCAGCTCTCCAGGTACTTGCGGGCGGCCCAGAAGCTGGCGACCAGGCTGAATGCGGTCAGCAGGGCATCCAGCCAGGGTACGGCGGCATCGGTCAGGTGGTGCATGATCGCGCCCAGCAGCAGGCCGCCGAGCAGGCCTGCGCCCAGCGCGGGCAGGGCGGCGGCGCGCGGCAGGCGCTCCACGTGGACCTTGCCGGCGAGGTCGCGGCCACTGCTCCATTGCCACCAGCCATAGCCTTGCATCAGCACGAAGGCCAGTTGCAGCAGCATGTCGGAATAAAGCTTCACCTCGAAGAAGATCCAGGCGTAGAGCAGCACGGCGACGATGTTCACCGGCCAGCACCAGCGGATGCGCCGGGCGGTGAGCCAGACGCCGAGAATGTTGACGATGACGGCGATGATTTCCAGGGATGACATGGTGCGTTTCACTCGGAAGGAATGATGAGGGCCTGCCGCTTGCGGTCGCGTTTTTCGGCGGCGGGCAGGGTTTCGCGGTCCTGGTAGGGCGCGCTGTACCAGCCGCCGTAGACAGGGTTGGGCAACAGGAACCAGCGTTGGCCGAACCACGCCAGGTACGGCTCGGCGGCGGCACGTTGCGCCGGCAGGCTGTTCGCCGCCGACAGGAAGTCGCCGAAGCTGTCGCCCACCAGCAGCAGGACGCGATGCCGCTGGCCGACCCACTGGCGGCGGCAGTGCTTGTCCGACCCTTCGGCCTGGCAGCCGCCGATGGCGGTGCCGGCGGTGAGGATCTGACCGGTATCGTCGATCGGGAAGCCGGCGCGGCGCAGGTTGGCCAGGGTCGCCGCCTCCTGGCCGGGTTCGCGGTTGGTCAGGTAATAGGGCGTGATGCCGAGCCGTGCTGCCTCCTGCATGAATACTACCGCGCCGGGCAATGCGCGGGCCTCGCCACGGTCGACCCAGCGGTACCACTGTTCGTAGTCGTAGGGGCCATTCGCGAGGATGGCGTGGGCATTCACCGGGGTGTTGTCGAGCAAGGTCTCGTCGATATCGACGATCAGTGCCGGTGGCAACCCCTCCAGGTCACGCGGAGGCTGGGGCAGGGCGTCCCACTGCGCGTCGGCCAGGGCCGGTGCCAGT is part of the Pseudomonas sp. ABC1 genome and encodes:
- a CDS encoding ABC transporter substrate-binding protein, which produces MTSFDRRTLLRNGALLAGAALLPGLASAARPQPLRVWRYKGSAAHFLEDAGQAATPYPVEWVDIGGGNLVLEALTSGSLDYAFMSEIPPIFASIAKAPLALIASYSGDNNQSGIVVKKNAGIEHIGDLRGKRISYVRATNTHYLVLNMLRQNGLSLSDVQAIPLPAQDALTAFQNGHIDALVTGGISAIHAEVNLDGVLLKSAEGYYSGSFLIASTRDALADPTRRAAIGDFLLREKATWAWIESHPRQWAERSERLTGIPRELYLRQFERRSQPARLKLVEDSDIEAQQQVADLFHESGLIRQKVDVRPLWDRRFTELLS
- a CDS encoding class II aldolase/adducin family protein, which translates into the protein MTSRTHSILALPHADNRLLSTQVPTHADLQAERLHRKQRLAAAYRLFAELGFEVGVAGHFTARDPIETEHFWINPLGVPFSQIRVSDLLRVNGEGQVVEGDGLLNTSALDLHYELQRARPEVVGIAHVHGFHGRVWSSFGRLFEPIIAESSAFIDDQVIFERNALRNASGALEQDREIVTRAFVERFAQHNLLVWQNHGLWTTGETVESAAWRFIQADDSAKAHLLAYAAGQPLVPEIDPADRASKERREFFGWLNFLPLWDRIRLQQPDLLD
- a CDS encoding alpha/beta fold hydrolase — protein: MAVFNHQDGRHIEVDGAQLYMEQQGNPDGPVLVFLHGGVGDIETFNAITPHLAGQYRLIGIDTRGHGKSTLGTAPLSYARIQRDVQAVLHSLGVPRFTLIGHSDGGIAALRLAAARAPGLDRFVTIGAHWALPKDDPTRALYQGITAADWREMFPHSYNSYQALNPAPDFEALVAAVRDLWLDTGPDGYPAESVRDIEACLLAVRGDEDPLVSRSNALELVERVPGAALLNIPFTDHSPHEDRPQWLLAPLLHFLQVD
- a CDS encoding UTRA domain-containing protein → MVADLAREPLPADSQLPAERELAERFACTRVTLRQALQLLETDGLIYRQNRRGWYVSPPRIRYDPTHVTGFMEYVKAQGRVPRTECLHAQRGTAGAWLAKRMGLDHPEQQVFHLQRRRWVDQRPVLLEYNVLVAEWCPALLSEDLSTSLTQLLRERFGHVQSRSELLMHPETLDEEQATQLQASPGSNGFYLERLSFGEQGQPVEFDREFWRPDALAVVLETQGVRT
- the pnuC gene encoding nicotinamide riboside transporter PnuC, whose translation is MSSLEIIAVIVNILGVWLTARRIRWCWPVNIVAVLLYAWIFFEVKLYSDMLLQLAFVLMQGYGWWQWSSGRDLAGKVHVERLPRAAALPALGAGLLGGLLLGAIMHHLTDAAVPWLDALLTAFSLVASFWAARKYLESWVLWIVLDILYVGLFAYKGLHLTAALYAGFIILAGYGLLAWRNDLRQQAQPATGATP
- a CDS encoding 5'-nucleotidase, lipoprotein e(P4) family, which encodes MRPALLATGLLLIALGGCQQRPAPHDQLDAVLWTQTSVEHELLYRQVYAAATRQLAPALADAQWDALPQPPRDLEGLPPALIVDIDETLLDNTPVNAHAILANGPYDYEQWYRWVDRGEARALPGAVVFMQEAARLGITPYYLTNREPGQEAATLANLRRAGFPIDDTGQILTAGTAIGGCQAEGSDKHCRRQWVGQRHRVLLLVGDSFGDFLSAANSLPAQRAAAEPYLAWFGQRWFLLPNPVYGGWYSAPYQDRETLPAAEKRDRKRQALIIPSE